The following coding sequences lie in one Synechococcus sp. PCC 7336 genomic window:
- a CDS encoding diguanylate cyclase domain-containing protein, whose protein sequence is MQWGLRSLPVRLMLAFAGLAIASISAVTYLSVNRERQAFQSHLQQQADLLLESLEATASNSYEQEDIDAWYRMIRAYMVSESPTSLKGTIYAPNGETLAQTSEHSAQIPIGLEVLPTGTPVYIWNAEHLTAIRKTTRDRTQLGAVAVELSTERLEDDIETAWLNALNVAFGASTISTLLALLLGRTITGPLGRMVKVTEQIAAGDFSQRLPHRGGGSELSVLAGSFNDMATQLQDLIARKGAILKYAPDPIVTFDAAGCIVDFNPAAEQVFGCSSEAALGRSLARLVLPSPWKEQLEADIERGIGGNSRQFLDRRTELPAIRADGSQFLVEMAISLMTVRETPLYTATFRDMTERRQAEAALQESEARFRQIFHNAPIGIATIAARNQKILQVNPTWCQILGYTPSESMQLTLSDVAAPVRAGDRQLAEATHFAIAGENLQQEWRLVRRDGQEIWALVTLTDLPAADGEPPVSLAMLEDITQRKQVEAKLRHDAFHDALTGLPNRTLLLARLERAYTRYCQYGEGHAFALLFVDCDRFKAINDNLGHDTGDRLLVALARRLEACVREGDTVARLGGDEFTILLEHVRELDEGSRVAERILGEIDSPFQIGEHLIHTSVSVGVLPSRNGYTSAEAILRDADRAMYRAKSLGRDQYAVFDASFEVRAASLDSETLESRPLS, encoded by the coding sequence GAGAGCGGCAGGCATTTCAGAGCCACCTGCAGCAGCAGGCAGATTTGCTGTTAGAAAGTCTCGAAGCAACCGCCTCCAATTCCTACGAGCAAGAGGATATTGATGCCTGGTACCGTATGATTCGGGCCTATATGGTGAGCGAATCGCCCACGTCTTTAAAGGGCACCATCTATGCTCCCAACGGAGAGACGCTCGCTCAAACCAGCGAACACTCAGCCCAAATTCCGATTGGCCTGGAGGTGCTGCCAACAGGAACACCTGTCTATATCTGGAATGCCGAACATTTGACGGCCATTCGCAAGACAACTCGCGATCGCACGCAGTTGGGAGCAGTTGCAGTGGAGCTGTCTACCGAACGCCTTGAAGACGACATCGAGACAGCCTGGCTCAATGCGCTTAATGTTGCCTTCGGTGCTAGCACGATCAGTACTCTGTTGGCCCTCTTGCTCGGGCGCACCATCACCGGTCCACTCGGACGAATGGTGAAAGTGACCGAGCAAATTGCGGCAGGTGATTTCTCTCAGCGGCTGCCCCATCGCGGCGGCGGCTCGGAGTTGTCGGTGTTGGCGGGCTCGTTCAATGATATGGCCACCCAGCTACAAGACCTCATCGCCCGCAAGGGTGCCATTCTCAAATACGCCCCCGATCCAATTGTCACCTTTGACGCCGCAGGCTGCATCGTCGATTTCAATCCGGCTGCCGAGCAGGTTTTTGGCTGCAGTAGCGAGGCAGCTCTGGGGCGCTCCCTCGCCCGCTTGGTGCTTCCCTCCCCTTGGAAAGAGCAACTGGAAGCGGACATCGAGCGCGGCATTGGCGGAAATAGCCGCCAATTTCTCGATCGCCGCACGGAATTGCCTGCCATTCGTGCTGACGGCAGTCAGTTTCTCGTGGAGATGGCGATTAGTTTAATGACAGTTCGGGAAACTCCTCTCTACACCGCTACGTTCCGGGATATGACCGAACGCCGACAGGCGGAAGCCGCCCTGCAGGAGAGTGAGGCTCGATTTCGGCAAATTTTCCACAATGCTCCCATCGGTATTGCCACGATCGCCGCTCGCAACCAAAAAATTTTGCAGGTCAATCCCACTTGGTGCCAGATTTTGGGCTACACGCCCTCGGAGTCGATGCAGTTAACGCTATCTGATGTGGCGGCTCCCGTTCGGGCTGGAGATCGGCAGCTTGCCGAAGCCACTCACTTCGCGATTGCGGGCGAGAACCTGCAACAGGAATGGCGCTTGGTGCGTCGAGACGGACAGGAAATTTGGGCCCTGGTGACGCTGACCGATTTACCGGCTGCCGATGGGGAACCGCCCGTTAGCTTGGCCATGCTGGAAGACATTACTCAACGCAAGCAGGTTGAGGCCAAATTGCGCCACGATGCCTTTCACGATGCCCTAACGGGGTTGCCCAATCGCACGCTGTTGCTGGCGCGGTTGGAGCGTGCTTACACCCGCTATTGCCAGTATGGAGAGGGCCATGCATTTGCCTTGCTGTTTGTGGATTGCGATCGGTTTAAGGCTATCAACGATAACTTAGGTCACGATACTGGCGATCGCCTTTTAGTCGCATTGGCTCGCCGTCTAGAGGCGTGCGTGCGGGAAGGGGATACGGTCGCCCGCTTGGGGGGTGACGAATTTACGATTTTGCTGGAGCACGTTCGCGAGCTGGACGAAGGTTCTAGAGTGGCCGAACGAATCTTGGGGGAAATCGATTCTCCCTTTCAGATTGGCGAGCATCTGATTCACACCAGCGTCAGTGTCGGTGTTTTACCCAGCCGTAATGGATACACTTCGGCAGAAGCGATTTTGCGCGATGCCGATCGCGCCATGTATCGGGCTAAATCTCTCGGTCGCGACCAATATGCGGTTTTCGATGCCTCTTTTGAGGTTC